The proteins below come from a single Burkholderia humptydooensis genomic window:
- a CDS encoding IS110 family transposase, producing MQETKQHDAVDVFVGVDVGKGQHHAVALDRNGKRLYNKALPNDEVKLRALIAELKTHGRLLFVVDQPSTIGALPVAVARAEGVLVAYLPGLAMRRIADLHAGEAKTDARDAAIIAEAARSMPHTLRSLRLADEQLAELTMLCGFDDDLAAQVTQTSNRIRGLLTQIHPALERVLGPRLDHPAVLDLLERYPSPSALAAANEKTLANRLTKLAPRMGKNLAAEIVQALNEQAVIVPGTQAATIVMPRLAQQLAALRKQRDEIAAEVERLVLAHPLWPVLTSMPGVGVRTAARLLTEVAQKAFATAAHLAAYAGLAPVTRRSGSSIRGEHPSRRGNKVLKRALFLSAFAALRDPVSRAYYLRKIQQGKRHNQALIALARRRCDVLFAMLRDGTIYQPKSAPDA from the coding sequence ATGCAAGAAACCAAACAACATGACGCCGTCGATGTCTTCGTCGGCGTCGACGTCGGTAAAGGCCAGCATCACGCCGTCGCACTCGATCGAAACGGCAAGCGTCTTTACAACAAGGCACTACCCAACGACGAGGTCAAGCTGCGCGCCCTCATCGCCGAACTCAAGACTCACGGTCGACTGCTGTTCGTCGTCGATCAGCCTTCCACCATCGGTGCGCTTCCTGTAGCCGTCGCCCGCGCTGAAGGCGTACTCGTCGCCTATCTGCCCGGACTGGCCATGCGCCGCATCGCTGATTTGCATGCCGGCGAAGCCAAGACCGATGCCCGCGACGCCGCGATCATTGCTGAAGCCGCCCGCTCGATGCCACATACGCTGCGCTCGCTTCGACTGGCCGACGAGCAGCTCGCCGAACTCACCATGCTCTGCGGCTTCGATGACGACCTCGCCGCTCAGGTCACGCAAACCAGCAACCGCATTCGCGGCCTGCTTACTCAAATCCATCCGGCGCTCGAACGCGTTCTCGGACCGCGCCTCGACCATCCGGCGGTGCTCGATCTGCTTGAGCGCTACCCGTCCCCGAGCGCACTTGCTGCTGCCAATGAAAAGACGCTCGCCAACCGCCTGACCAAGCTCGCACCGCGCATGGGCAAGAACTTGGCGGCCGAAATCGTTCAAGCGCTGAACGAGCAAGCCGTAATCGTGCCCGGCACGCAGGCCGCCACCATCGTCATGCCTCGTTTGGCCCAGCAACTTGCCGCCTTGCGCAAGCAGCGTGACGAAATCGCTGCCGAAGTTGAGCGGCTGGTGCTTGCTCACCCTCTTTGGCCAGTCCTGACCAGCATGCCGGGAGTCGGCGTCAGGACCGCTGCCAGACTCCTGACCGAAGTCGCCCAAAAAGCCTTCGCCACGGCTGCTCATCTGGCGGCCTACGCTGGTCTCGCGCCGGTCACCCGGCGCTCAGGCTCGTCGATCCGGGGCGAACACCCGTCCAGACGTGGCAACAAGGTGCTCAAACGCGCCTTGTTCCTCTCCGCCTTCGCTGCCTTACGAGACCCAGTCTCACGGGCCTATTACTTGCGCAAGATCCAGCAGGGCAAGCGCCACAACCAGGCACTCATCGCGCTCGCACGGCGACGCTGCGACGTCCTGTTTGCCATGCTGCGCGACGGCACCATTTACCAACCCAAGTCAGCCCCTGACGCTTGA
- the ftsB gene encoding cell division protein FtsB — protein MRLVTVVLIALLVVIQYPLWWGHGGWLRVHELRQQLNDQLQKNADAKLRNERIAGEVQDLQSGTSAIEERARYEMGMVKDGEVFVQFVSPNSPAPAAQSNAQPSTSTRGEVSAAPMRVVPNPVSRAKPEKRHGGDKAHKPAHG, from the coding sequence ATGCGGCTCGTTACCGTCGTTCTGATCGCTTTGCTGGTCGTGATTCAGTACCCGTTGTGGTGGGGGCACGGCGGCTGGCTGCGGGTGCACGAGTTGCGGCAGCAGTTGAACGACCAGTTGCAGAAGAACGCCGATGCGAAGCTGCGCAACGAGCGGATTGCGGGCGAGGTGCAGGATCTGCAGAGCGGCACGTCGGCGATCGAGGAGCGCGCGCGCTACGAAATGGGCATGGTGAAGGACGGCGAAGTGTTCGTGCAGTTCGTGTCGCCGAATTCGCCGGCGCCCGCGGCGCAGAGCAACGCGCAGCCGTCGACGTCGACGCGCGGCGAGGTGTCGGCCGCGCCGATGCGCGTCGTGCCGAATCCGGTGTCGCGCGCAAAGCCCGAGAAGCGGCACGGCGGCGACAAGGCGCACAAGCCGGCGCACGGCTGA
- a CDS encoding 3',5'-nucleoside bisphosphate phosphatase, whose amino-acid sequence MNADLHCHSNVSDGQLAPADVARRAHAGGVTLWALTDHDEVGGQRAAREAAEALGMRYLHGVEISVTWASRTVHIVGLNIDPQNPALVDGLRRTRNGRAARAVAIGDALAALGIEGAYEGALGFVSNPDLISRTHFARFLVDKGYAASISDVFDRYLGEGKPGYVAHRWAKLSDAVTWIRQAGGEAVIAHPGRYAYTSVEFDAFFGEFIDLGGVAIEVVTGSHTPDQYREYADVARRFGFEASRGSDFHAPGEGRTELGSLPPLPSDLKPVWERWL is encoded by the coding sequence ATGAACGCCGATCTCCACTGCCATTCGAACGTTTCCGACGGTCAGCTCGCGCCCGCCGACGTCGCGCGCCGCGCGCACGCGGGCGGCGTCACGCTGTGGGCGCTGACCGATCACGACGAGGTCGGCGGCCAGCGCGCCGCGCGTGAAGCCGCCGAGGCGCTCGGCATGCGCTATCTGCACGGCGTCGAGATTTCCGTGACGTGGGCGTCGCGCACCGTGCACATCGTCGGCCTGAACATCGATCCGCAGAACCCCGCGCTCGTCGACGGGCTCCGCCGCACCCGCAACGGCCGCGCGGCGCGCGCGGTCGCGATCGGCGACGCGCTCGCCGCGCTCGGCATCGAGGGGGCCTACGAAGGCGCGCTCGGCTTTGTGTCGAATCCCGATCTGATCTCGCGCACCCACTTCGCGCGCTTTCTCGTCGACAAGGGCTACGCGGCGTCGATATCCGACGTGTTCGACCGCTATCTCGGCGAAGGCAAGCCGGGCTACGTCGCGCACCGCTGGGCGAAGCTGTCGGACGCCGTCACGTGGATCCGGCAGGCGGGCGGCGAAGCGGTCATCGCGCATCCGGGCCGCTATGCGTACACGAGCGTCGAGTTCGACGCGTTCTTCGGCGAGTTCATCGATCTGGGCGGCGTCGCGATCGAGGTCGTGACGGGCAGCCACACGCCCGACCAGTACCGCGAATACGCGGACGTCGCGCGGCGCTTCGGCTTCGAGGCGTCGCGCGGCTCCGATTTTCACGCGCCGGGAGAAGGGCGCACCGAGCTCGGCAGCCTGCCGCCGCTGCCGTCCGATCTCAAACCCGTCTGGGAGCGCTGGCTGTAG
- the hslO gene encoding Hsp33 family molecular chaperone HslO, translating into MSDQLQKFMFNAAPVRGEIVSLRNTWQEVLTRRDYPTPVRNVLGEMMAACALLSANLKFDGTLIMQIFGDGPLKMLVVQCSSDLAMRATAKFSGDAARAVGDDTSFADLINASGHGRCVITLDPADKRPGQQPYQGIVPLNGEDGQLASIADVFEHYMRHSEQLDTRLWLAADHDRAVGVLLQKLPGDGGIVPRVEETDTDTWERVCTLGGTLSPKELLEVEPETVFRRLFWQENVQHFEPTATRFQCTCSREKVGGMLRMLGRVEIDGVIEERGHVEIHCEFCNQRYEFDPVDVVQLFSTPELGAGVAPAAAQRH; encoded by the coding sequence GTGAGCGACCAGTTACAGAAATTCATGTTCAACGCGGCCCCGGTGCGCGGCGAGATCGTCTCGCTGCGCAACACGTGGCAAGAGGTGCTCACGCGCCGCGACTACCCGACGCCCGTGCGCAACGTGCTCGGCGAGATGATGGCGGCGTGCGCGCTGCTGTCGGCAAATCTGAAGTTCGACGGCACGCTCATCATGCAGATCTTCGGCGACGGCCCGTTGAAGATGCTCGTCGTCCAGTGCAGCTCGGACCTCGCGATGCGCGCGACCGCGAAGTTCTCGGGCGACGCCGCGCGGGCCGTCGGCGACGACACTTCGTTCGCGGACCTGATCAACGCGAGCGGCCACGGCCGCTGCGTGATCACGCTCGATCCCGCCGACAAGCGGCCCGGCCAGCAGCCGTATCAGGGCATCGTGCCGCTGAACGGCGAGGACGGCCAGCTCGCGTCGATCGCCGACGTGTTCGAGCATTACATGCGGCACTCCGAGCAGCTCGACACGCGCCTCTGGCTCGCCGCCGATCACGATCGCGCGGTCGGCGTGCTGCTGCAGAAGCTGCCTGGCGACGGCGGGATCGTGCCGCGCGTCGAGGAGACCGATACGGATACGTGGGAGCGCGTCTGCACGCTCGGCGGCACGCTGTCGCCGAAAGAGCTGCTCGAAGTGGAACCCGAGACCGTGTTCCGGCGTCTGTTCTGGCAGGAGAACGTGCAGCACTTCGAACCGACGGCCACGCGCTTCCAGTGCACGTGCTCGCGCGAGAAGGTCGGCGGGATGCTGCGCATGCTCGGGCGCGTCGAGATCGACGGCGTGATCGAAGAGCGCGGCCACGTCGAGATCCACTGCGAATTCTGCAATCAGCGCTACGAATTCGATCCGGTCGACGTCGTCCAGCTATTCTCGACGCCCGAGCTCGGCGCCGGCGTCGCGCCCGCCGCCGCGCAACGGCACTGA
- a CDS encoding CTP synthase, whose protein sequence is MTKYVFVTGGVVSSLGKGIAAASLAAILESRGLRVTLLKLDPYINVDPGTMSPFQHGEVFVTEDGAETDLDLGHYERFISTKMRKANNFTTGQIYESVIRKERRGDYLGKTVQVIPHITNEIQAFIERGAASATCGEPDVAIVEIGGTVGDIESLPFLEAARQMSLRLGRNSACFVHLTLVPFIATAGELKTKPTQHSVQKLREIGILPHVLLCRADRPIPDDESKKISLFSNVPEDAVISVWDVDSIYKIPQMLHDQGLDRIICEELRLDPQPADLRMWAGLVEKLQNPKHEVTIGMVGKYVDLTESYKSLIEALRHASIHTSTKVNIEYIDSEELEANGTASLAHLDAVLVPGGFGRRGTEGKIAAVRYAREAKVPYLGICLGMQLAVIEFARDVVGLKQANSTEFDSNTPERVVALITEWYDREGKVEKRTEESDLGGTMRLGSQRCPIKPGTLAEEIYGKDVNERHRHRYEVNNRFVPQLEAGGLVISARTPSEDLPEMMELSRGMHPWFVGVQFHPEFTSTPRDGHPLFKSFVQAALACQQARAGAKA, encoded by the coding sequence ATGACCAAATATGTTTTCGTCACCGGCGGCGTAGTTTCCTCCCTCGGCAAGGGCATTGCCGCCGCCTCTCTCGCCGCGATCCTTGAATCGCGCGGTCTCAGAGTCACCCTCCTCAAACTCGATCCTTACATCAACGTCGATCCCGGCACGATGAGCCCGTTTCAGCACGGCGAAGTGTTCGTGACGGAAGACGGCGCGGAGACGGATCTCGACCTCGGCCACTATGAGCGCTTCATCAGCACGAAGATGCGCAAGGCCAACAACTTCACGACCGGCCAGATCTACGAATCGGTGATCCGCAAGGAGCGCCGCGGCGATTACCTCGGCAAGACCGTCCAGGTGATCCCGCACATCACGAACGAGATCCAGGCGTTCATCGAGCGCGGCGCGGCATCGGCCACCTGCGGCGAGCCGGACGTGGCGATCGTCGAGATCGGCGGCACGGTGGGCGACATCGAGTCGCTGCCGTTCCTCGAGGCGGCGCGCCAGATGAGTCTGCGCCTCGGCCGCAACAGCGCATGCTTCGTTCACCTGACGCTCGTGCCGTTCATCGCGACGGCGGGCGAGCTGAAGACGAAGCCGACCCAGCACAGCGTGCAGAAGCTGCGCGAGATCGGCATTTTGCCGCACGTGCTGCTCTGCCGCGCCGATCGCCCGATCCCCGACGACGAATCGAAGAAGATCTCGCTCTTCTCGAACGTGCCGGAAGACGCGGTGATCTCGGTGTGGGACGTCGACAGCATCTACAAGATTCCGCAGATGCTGCACGACCAGGGGCTCGACCGCATCATCTGCGAGGAACTGCGCCTCGATCCGCAGCCGGCCGACCTGCGCATGTGGGCGGGGCTCGTCGAGAAGCTTCAGAATCCGAAGCACGAGGTGACGATCGGGATGGTCGGCAAGTACGTCGACCTGACGGAGTCGTACAAGTCGCTGATCGAAGCGCTGCGTCATGCGTCGATCCACACGTCGACGAAGGTCAACATCGAGTACATCGATTCGGAAGAGCTTGAGGCGAACGGCACCGCGAGCCTTGCGCATCTCGACGCCGTGCTCGTGCCGGGCGGCTTCGGCCGGCGCGGCACCGAAGGCAAGATCGCGGCCGTGCGCTACGCGCGCGAGGCGAAGGTGCCGTATCTCGGCATCTGCCTCGGCATGCAGCTCGCCGTCATCGAATTCGCGCGCGATGTCGTCGGCCTCAAGCAGGCGAACAGCACCGAGTTCGATTCGAACACGCCGGAGCGCGTCGTCGCGCTGATCACCGAGTGGTACGACCGCGAGGGCAAGGTCGAGAAGCGCACCGAGGAATCCGACCTCGGCGGCACGATGCGGCTCGGCTCGCAGCGCTGCCCGATCAAGCCGGGCACGCTCGCCGAGGAGATCTACGGCAAGGACGTGAACGAGCGCCACCGTCACCGCTATGAAGTCAACAACCGCTTCGTGCCGCAGCTCGAAGCGGGCGGCCTCGTGATCAGCGCGCGCACGCCGAGCGAGGATCTGCCGGAAATGATGGAGCTGTCGCGCGGGATGCACCCGTGGTTCGTCGGCGTCCAGTTCCACCCGGAATTCACGTCGACGCCGCGTGACGGCCATCCGCTCTTCAAGTCGTTCGTTCAAGCCGCGCTCGCGTGTCAGCAGGCGCGCGCCGGAGCGAAGGCATGA
- the eno gene encoding phosphopyruvate hydratase: protein MSAIVDIIGREILDSRGNPTVECDVLLESGTMGRAAVPSGASTGSREAIELRDGEAGRYNGKGVLKAVEHINTEISEAIMGLDASEQAFLDKTLLELDGTDNKSRLGANAMLAVSMAVAKAAAEEAGLPLYRYFGGSGAMQLPVPMMNIVNGGAHANNSLDIQEFMIVPVSQPTFREALRCGAEVFHALKKILGDRGMSTAVGDEGGFAPNFGSNDECLSTILQAIEKAGYRAGEDVLLALDCAASEFYHDGKYQLAGEGLQLSSAEFTDYLATLADKFPIVSIEDGMHESDWDGWKLLTERLGKKVQLVGDDLFVTNTRILKEGIEKGIANSILIKINQIGTLTETFAAIEMAKRAGYTAVISHRSGETEDSTIADIAVGLNAGQIKTGSLSRSDRISKYNQLLRIEEDLGDIASYPGKSAFYNLR from the coding sequence ATGAGTGCAATCGTAGACATCATCGGCCGCGAAATTCTGGATTCGCGCGGCAATCCCACCGTCGAATGCGACGTGCTGCTCGAATCGGGCACGATGGGCCGCGCGGCGGTGCCGTCGGGCGCGTCGACCGGCTCGCGCGAGGCGATCGAGCTGCGCGACGGCGAAGCCGGCCGCTACAACGGCAAGGGCGTGCTGAAGGCGGTCGAGCACATCAACACCGAGATCTCCGAAGCGATCATGGGCCTCGACGCGTCCGAGCAGGCGTTCCTCGACAAGACGCTGCTCGAGCTCGACGGCACCGACAACAAGTCGCGCCTCGGCGCGAACGCGATGCTCGCCGTGTCGATGGCGGTCGCGAAGGCCGCGGCTGAAGAAGCCGGCCTGCCGCTGTACCGCTATTTCGGCGGCTCGGGCGCGATGCAACTGCCGGTGCCGATGATGAACATCGTCAACGGCGGCGCGCACGCGAACAACAGCCTCGACATCCAGGAATTCATGATCGTTCCGGTCAGCCAGCCGACGTTCCGCGAAGCGCTGCGTTGCGGCGCGGAAGTGTTCCATGCGCTGAAGAAGATCCTCGGCGACCGCGGCATGAGCACGGCGGTCGGCGACGAAGGCGGCTTCGCGCCGAACTTCGGCAGCAACGACGAATGCCTGTCGACGATCCTGCAGGCGATCGAGAAGGCCGGCTATCGCGCGGGCGAGGACGTGCTGCTCGCGCTCGACTGCGCGGCGTCCGAGTTCTACCACGACGGCAAGTACCAGCTCGCGGGCGAGGGCCTGCAACTGTCGTCGGCCGAATTCACCGATTACCTCGCGACGCTCGCCGACAAGTTCCCGATCGTGTCGATCGAGGACGGCATGCACGAAAGCGACTGGGACGGCTGGAAGCTCCTGACCGAGCGCCTCGGCAAGAAGGTGCAGTTGGTCGGCGACGACCTGTTCGTCACGAACACGCGCATCCTGAAGGAAGGCATCGAGAAGGGCATCGCGAACTCGATCCTCATCAAGATCAACCAGATCGGTACGTTGACCGAAACGTTCGCGGCGATCGAGATGGCCAAGCGCGCGGGCTACACGGCCGTGATTTCGCACCGTTCGGGCGAAACCGAGGATTCGACGATCGCCGACATCGCAGTCGGCCTGAACGCCGGCCAGATCAAGACGGGCTCGCTCTCGCGCAGCGATCGCATTTCGAAGTACAACCAACTGCTTCGCATCGAAGAGGACCTGGGCGACATCGCGAGCTACCCGGGCAAATCGGCGTTCTACAACCTGCGCTGA
- a CDS encoding ferritin-like domain-containing protein, translating into MRCVRSDALAALCEPDPARKAALVVELRSALIDGRAAAFPERELSAPEHGLPGRPVRPELVEPRRLERRSMRSPQGRVVLLHALAHIECNAINLALDAVWRFARMPAAFYADWLKVAAEEAHHFSLLAARLAEFGHAYGDFPAHDGLWEMCERTAGDVLARMALVPRTLEARGLDASPPIRARLQQAGDHASAAILDVILRDEIGHVGIGNRWFRHLCDDAGFDPQATYERLAEQYRAPRLRGPFNVDARRAAGFTDDELNALVAQDVDPKG; encoded by the coding sequence TTGCGCTGCGTGCGCAGCGACGCACTTGCCGCGCTTTGCGAACCCGATCCCGCGCGCAAGGCCGCGCTCGTCGTCGAGCTGCGCTCGGCGCTCATCGACGGCCGCGCGGCGGCGTTCCCCGAGCGCGAGCTGAGCGCGCCCGAGCACGGCCTGCCCGGGCGACCGGTTCGCCCGGAGCTCGTCGAGCCGCGCCGGCTCGAGCGGCGCAGCATGCGCTCGCCGCAAGGGCGGGTCGTGCTGCTGCATGCGCTCGCGCACATCGAATGTAACGCAATCAATCTCGCGCTCGACGCGGTATGGCGCTTTGCGCGGATGCCCGCGGCGTTCTATGCGGACTGGCTGAAAGTCGCCGCGGAGGAGGCGCACCACTTCTCGCTGCTCGCCGCGCGTCTTGCCGAGTTCGGGCACGCGTACGGCGATTTTCCGGCGCACGACGGCCTCTGGGAGATGTGCGAGCGGACCGCGGGCGACGTGCTCGCGCGGATGGCGCTCGTGCCGCGCACGCTCGAGGCGCGCGGGCTCGACGCGTCGCCGCCGATCCGTGCGCGGCTTCAGCAGGCGGGCGATCATGCGTCGGCGGCGATTCTCGACGTGATCCTGCGCGACGAGATCGGCCACGTAGGGATCGGCAATCGCTGGTTTCGCCATCTGTGCGACGACGCCGGGTTCGATCCGCAAGCGACCTACGAACGGCTCGCCGAGCAGTATCGGGCGCCGCGGCTGCGCGGCCCGTTCAATGTCGATGCACGGCGCGCCGCGGGCTTTACCGACGACGAATTGAATGCGCTCGTGGCGCAGGACGTCGATCCGAAGGGATGA
- a CDS encoding gamma carbonic anhydrase family protein — MTIYKLGDNAPSIHESVFVADSATIVGKVVLEENASVWFGATIRGDNEPITVGAGSNVQEGAVLHTDPGCPLTIAPNVTVGHQAMLHGCTIGEGSLIGIQAVILNRAVIGRNCLVGAGAVITEGKAFPDNSLILGAPAKVVRTLSDEDVARMHMNTKSYAMRRAYFKEQLVRIG, encoded by the coding sequence GTGACCATCTACAAGCTCGGCGACAACGCCCCGTCCATCCACGAAAGCGTGTTCGTCGCGGACAGCGCGACGATCGTCGGCAAGGTCGTGCTGGAAGAGAACGCGAGCGTCTGGTTCGGCGCGACGATCCGCGGCGATAACGAGCCGATCACGGTCGGCGCCGGCAGCAACGTGCAGGAAGGCGCGGTGCTGCACACCGATCCGGGCTGCCCGCTCACGATCGCGCCGAACGTGACGGTCGGCCATCAGGCGATGCTGCACGGCTGCACGATCGGCGAGGGCTCGCTGATCGGCATTCAGGCCGTGATCTTGAATCGCGCGGTGATCGGCCGCAACTGTCTGGTCGGCGCGGGCGCGGTGATCACCGAGGGCAAGGCGTTTCCCGACAATTCGCTGATTCTCGGCGCGCCGGCGAAGGTCGTGCGTACGCTGTCCGACGAGGACGTCGCGCGGATGCACATGAACACGAAGAGCTACGCGATGCGGCGCGCGTATTTCAAGGAGCAGCTCGTGCGGATCGGCTGA
- the kdsA gene encoding 3-deoxy-8-phosphooctulonate synthase — translation MNLAGFEVGLDKPFFLIAGTCVVESEQMTIDTAGRLKEICAKLGVPFIYKSSYDKANRSSGKSFRGLGMDAGLRILAEVKRQLNVPVLTDVHEIDEIAPVAAVVDVLQTPAFLCRQTDFIRACAQSGKPVNIKKGQFLAPHDMKNVIDKARDAAREAGLSEDRFMACERGVSFGYNNLVSDMRSLAIMRETLAPVVFDATHSVQLPGGQGTSSGGQREFVPVLARAAVATGVAGLFMETHPNPAEAKSDGPNAVPLGRMAALLETLVTLDQAVKRAPFLENDFN, via the coding sequence ATGAATCTCGCCGGATTCGAAGTCGGCCTCGACAAGCCGTTCTTCCTGATCGCCGGCACCTGCGTCGTCGAATCGGAGCAGATGACGATCGATACCGCGGGCCGGCTGAAGGAGATCTGCGCGAAGCTCGGCGTGCCGTTCATCTACAAGTCTTCGTACGACAAGGCCAATCGCAGTTCGGGCAAGTCGTTTCGCGGGCTCGGGATGGACGCGGGGCTGCGGATTCTCGCCGAGGTGAAGCGCCAACTGAACGTGCCGGTGCTCACCGACGTGCACGAGATTGACGAGATCGCGCCCGTGGCGGCCGTCGTCGACGTGCTGCAGACGCCCGCGTTCCTGTGCCGCCAGACCGATTTCATCCGCGCGTGCGCGCAATCGGGCAAGCCCGTCAATATCAAGAAGGGCCAGTTCCTTGCGCCGCACGACATGAAGAACGTGATCGACAAGGCGCGCGACGCCGCGCGCGAAGCGGGGTTGTCGGAAGACCGCTTCATGGCGTGCGAGCGCGGCGTGTCGTTCGGCTACAACAATCTCGTGTCGGACATGCGGTCGCTCGCGATCATGCGCGAGACGCTCGCGCCCGTCGTGTTCGACGCGACCCACTCGGTGCAACTGCCAGGTGGGCAGGGCACGAGCTCGGGCGGCCAGCGCGAGTTCGTGCCGGTGCTCGCGCGCGCGGCGGTCGCCACGGGCGTCGCGGGGCTTTTCATGGAGACGCACCCGAATCCGGCCGAGGCCAAGTCCGATGGCCCGAACGCGGTGCCGCTCGGCAGGATGGCCGCGCTGCTGGAGACGCTCGTCACGCTCGATCAGGCGGTGAAGCGCGCGCCGTTCCTGGAAAACGATTTCAATTGA
- a CDS encoding alpha/beta fold hydrolase, whose translation MHSTQSVSDFVTVRGVKLHVRRWGRPDAPTLYMLHGWMDVAASFQFVVDALAGDWQVIAPDARGFGLSDWPVAAQGGGHYWFHEYLADLDALLDHYTPEGEVNLVGHSMGANVVCLYAGARPRRVRRVVDLEGFGLAPARAEQAPRRLEQWLDELRTPPTLKRYASLEDVAARLVKTNPRLEPRRAAFLAAHWSTRDADGQYRLLADPAHKLRGPLLYRLDEVMAIWSKVRAKVLHVEAVDSPTFAFLAGEIPISEFKARFAAFADWREKLVEDAGHMVHHDQPEQIAALIEAFCA comes from the coding sequence ATGCACTCCACTCAATCTGTCTCCGATTTCGTCACGGTTCGCGGCGTGAAGCTGCATGTGCGCCGCTGGGGGCGGCCCGATGCGCCGACGCTCTACATGCTGCATGGCTGGATGGACGTCGCCGCGTCGTTCCAGTTCGTCGTCGACGCGCTCGCGGGCGACTGGCAGGTGATCGCGCCCGACGCGCGCGGCTTCGGCCTGTCCGATTGGCCGGTCGCCGCGCAAGGCGGCGGCCATTACTGGTTCCACGAGTACCTGGCGGACCTTGATGCGCTGCTCGATCACTACACGCCGGAAGGCGAGGTAAACCTCGTCGGCCACAGCATGGGCGCGAACGTCGTGTGCCTGTATGCGGGCGCGCGGCCGCGGCGGGTGCGGCGAGTCGTCGATCTGGAGGGCTTCGGGCTCGCGCCCGCGCGCGCCGAGCAGGCGCCGCGGCGCCTCGAGCAATGGCTCGACGAACTGCGCACGCCGCCGACGCTCAAGCGTTACGCGTCGCTCGAAGACGTCGCCGCGCGCCTCGTGAAGACGAATCCGCGCCTCGAGCCGCGCCGCGCGGCGTTTCTCGCCGCGCACTGGTCGACGCGCGATGCGGATGGCCAGTACCGGCTGCTCGCCGATCCCGCGCACAAGCTGCGCGGCCCGCTGCTGTACAGGCTCGACGAGGTGATGGCGATCTGGTCGAAGGTGCGCGCGAAGGTGCTGCACGTCGAGGCCGTCGATTCGCCGACGTTCGCGTTTCTGGCGGGCGAGATTCCGATTTCCGAGTTCAAGGCGCGCTTTGCGGCGTTCGCCGACTGGCGCGAGAAGCTCGTCGAAGACGCGGGACACATGGTCCATCACGACCAGCCGGAGCAGATCGCGGCGCTGATCGAGGCGTTCTGCGCCTGA
- a CDS encoding L-threonylcarbamoyladenylate synthase, with the protein MSQFFRIHPDNPQTRLVKQAAEIVRGGGVIALPTDSSYALACHLDDKDAVERVRRIRGLDEKQHLSLLVRDLSELATFAMVDNRQYRLIKSVTPGPYVFILQATKEVPRRLSHPSRKTIGLRVPAHAITLALLEALGQPLLGTTLILSPDDEPLNDPEEIRARLEKQIDLVIDGGACPREPSTVIDLTGDEPQLVRAGRGPLEPFGLAA; encoded by the coding sequence ATGTCCCAATTCTTCAGGATTCACCCGGATAATCCGCAGACGCGTCTCGTCAAGCAGGCGGCCGAAATCGTGCGCGGCGGCGGCGTGATCGCGCTGCCGACCGATTCGAGCTATGCGCTCGCATGCCATCTGGACGACAAGGACGCGGTCGAGCGCGTGCGCCGCATCCGCGGGCTCGACGAAAAGCAGCACCTGTCGCTGCTCGTGCGCGATCTGTCCGAGCTCGCGACGTTCGCGATGGTCGACAACCGGCAATACCGGCTGATCAAATCGGTGACGCCGGGGCCGTACGTGTTCATCCTGCAGGCGACGAAGGAAGTGCCGCGGCGGCTGTCGCACCCGTCGCGCAAGACGATCGGCCTGCGCGTGCCCGCGCACGCGATCACGCTCGCGCTGCTCGAGGCGCTCGGCCAGCCGCTTCTCGGCACGACGCTGATCCTGTCGCCCGACGATGAGCCGCTCAACGATCCGGAGGAAATCCGCGCGCGCCTCGAAAAGCAGATCGACCTCGTGATCGACGGCGGCGCGTGCCCGCGCGAGCCGTCGACGGTCATCGACCTGACGGGCGACGAGCCGCAGCTCGTGCGGGCGGGGCGCGGCCCGCTCGAGCCGTTCGGCCTCGCCGCGTGA